From Eleftheria terrae, the proteins below share one genomic window:
- the pdeM gene encoding ligase-associated DNA damage response endonuclease PdeM, translated as MPEAAGLDFGGERLLLLPEKAVFLPEHATLLVADVHIGKAQAFRRLGVPVPHGTTGETLQRLSALLERTAARRLVFLGDFLHSAAAHAPATLAALHQWRERHLRQQLVLVRGNHDDRAGDPPASLGIECVDEPWRLAGLALCHHPRSVPGAVALAGHLHPCVRLGGRALDRLRLPCFWFSAELGVLPAFGSFTGMHAVHPLPHDRVFVAADGRVAELPPR; from the coding sequence ATGCCGGAGGCGGCCGGGCTCGACTTCGGCGGTGAGCGGCTTCTGCTGCTGCCCGAGAAGGCGGTCTTCCTGCCCGAGCACGCCACCCTGCTGGTGGCGGACGTGCATATCGGCAAGGCCCAGGCTTTCCGCAGGCTGGGTGTGCCGGTGCCGCACGGCACCACCGGCGAGACGCTGCAGCGCCTGTCGGCCCTGCTCGAGCGCACCGCTGCCCGGCGCCTGGTCTTCCTGGGCGACTTCCTGCATTCGGCGGCTGCCCATGCGCCGGCCACGTTGGCGGCGCTTCATCAGTGGCGCGAACGGCACCTGCGCCAGCAACTGGTGCTGGTGCGCGGCAACCATGACGACCGGGCTGGCGACCCGCCGGCCTCGCTCGGCATCGAGTGTGTCGACGAGCCCTGGCGGCTCGCAGGCCTGGCGCTGTGCCACCATCCACGCAGCGTGCCGGGGGCTGTTGCACTGGCGGGGCATCTGCATCCCTGTGTCCGCCTTGGTGGCCGCGCGCTGGACCGGCTGCGGCTGCCGTGCTTCTGGTTCTCGGCCGAGCTGGGCGTGCTGCCGGCATTCGGCAGTTTCACCGGCATGCATGCGGTGCACCCCTTGCCGCACGATCGGGTGTTCGTGGCGGCCGACGGCCGGGTGGCCGAGCTGCCGCCTCGCTGA
- the slmA gene encoding nucleoid occlusion factor SlmA: MAASTEGLPPEDATSEAPARKRPKPGERRIQILQTLAAMLEQPGSERVTTAALAARLEVSEAALYRHFASKAQMFEGLIEFIEQSVFTLVNQIVEREAQGTGQAQKIAAVVLQFGERNPGMTRVMVGDALVFEHERLLARMNQFFDRIESQLRQSLRSAADAGGSATPTVDAAAQASALTAFIVGRLHRYARSGFKRSPSEHLEASLRVFVGA, from the coding sequence ATGGCGGCTTCCACTGAGGGCCTGCCTCCCGAGGATGCGACGTCCGAGGCGCCGGCGCGCAAGCGCCCCAAGCCCGGTGAACGGCGCATCCAGATCCTGCAAACGCTCGCGGCCATGCTCGAGCAGCCGGGCTCCGAGCGGGTGACGACCGCGGCGCTTGCTGCGCGGCTGGAAGTCAGCGAGGCGGCCTTGTACCGGCACTTTGCCAGCAAGGCGCAGATGTTCGAAGGCCTGATCGAGTTCATCGAGCAGAGCGTCTTCACGCTGGTCAACCAGATCGTCGAGCGCGAGGCGCAGGGCACCGGCCAGGCGCAGAAGATCGCAGCCGTCGTGCTGCAGTTCGGCGAGCGCAACCCCGGCATGACGCGGGTGATGGTCGGCGACGCACTGGTCTTCGAGCATGAGCGCCTGCTGGCCCGCATGAACCAGTTCTTCGACCGCATCGAATCGCAGCTGCGCCAGAGCCTGCGCAGCGCGGCCGATGCCGGCGGCTCTGCCACGCCCACCGTGGACGCGGCGGCCCAGGCTTCGGCGCTGACGGCCTTCATCGTCGGACGCCTGCATCGCTACGCCCGCTCCGGCTTCAAGCGCTCGCCCAGCGAGCACCTGGAAGCCAGCCTGAGGGTGTTCGTCGGCGCGTGA
- a CDS encoding pyrimidine 5'-nucleotidase — MKPTPVWLFDLDNTLHDASRAAFGMIDRAMTDYIVRELGVSREQADFLRRDYWRRYGATLLGLVRHHQVNAPHFLKHTHALPGLEDELHTHAHDRAALRQLPGRKYVLTNAPAAYAHRVLDALGLADCFDDVLCIEDMCMFGQYRPKPDARMLRHVLARLKVPAHRCILVEDTLAHQKSARGLGMKTVWMQRYMRRNSHGPEVGVYVRRRPCYVHARIRSLQKLREL, encoded by the coding sequence ATGAAACCCACCCCCGTCTGGCTGTTCGACCTCGACAACACCTTGCATGACGCCTCGCGCGCCGCCTTCGGCATGATCGATCGTGCGATGACGGACTACATCGTGCGCGAGCTGGGCGTCAGCCGCGAACAGGCGGATTTCCTGCGACGCGACTACTGGCGCCGCTATGGCGCGACGCTGCTGGGCCTGGTGCGCCACCACCAGGTGAATGCGCCGCACTTCCTGAAGCACACCCACGCGCTGCCGGGCCTGGAAGACGAATTGCACACCCATGCCCATGACCGGGCCGCCCTGCGGCAACTGCCCGGCCGCAAGTATGTGTTGACGAATGCACCGGCCGCCTATGCACACCGCGTGCTGGATGCGCTGGGCCTCGCTGACTGCTTCGACGACGTGTTGTGCATCGAGGACATGTGCATGTTCGGGCAGTACCGGCCCAAGCCCGATGCTCGCATGCTGCGGCACGTCCTGGCCCGTCTCAAGGTGCCGGCACACCGCTGCATCCTGGTCGAAGACACCCTCGCTCACCAGAAATCTGCACGCGGTTTGGGGATGAAAACCGTCTGGATGCAGCGATACATGCGACGCAATTCACACGGACCCGAAGTAGGTGTTTACGTGCGACGTCGACCATGCTATGTGCATGCGAGAATCCGCTCGCTACAGAAGTTACGCGAGCTGTGA
- the argB gene encoding acetylglutamate kinase codes for MSTEPPAAAVVNQADLAHIAPRDKAEILAQALPYIRKFHGKTIVIKYGGNAMTDPALQQDFAEDVVLLKLVGMNPVVVHGGGPQIDEALAKVGKKGTFIQGMRVTDEETMEVVEWVLAGQVQQDLVGLINVAGGKAVGLTGRDGGLIRARKLKMVDKDDPSKEHDVGQVGQIESIDPSVVKALQDDQFIPVISPLGFGEHNENYNINADVVAGKLAEVLKAEKLVLLTNTPGVLDKTGKLLTDLSAREIDELFADGTISGGMLPKIASALDAAKSGVNSVHIIDGRVPHSMLLEILTEQAYGTMIRSH; via the coding sequence ATGAGCACTGAGCCCCCCGCTGCCGCCGTCGTCAACCAGGCCGACCTTGCCCACATCGCCCCGCGCGACAAGGCCGAAATCCTCGCGCAGGCCTTGCCCTACATTCGCAAGTTCCATGGCAAGACCATCGTCATCAAGTACGGCGGCAACGCCATGACGGATCCGGCCCTGCAGCAGGATTTCGCCGAGGATGTGGTGCTGCTCAAGCTGGTCGGCATGAACCCGGTGGTCGTGCACGGCGGCGGGCCTCAGATCGACGAAGCGCTGGCCAAGGTCGGCAAGAAGGGCACCTTCATCCAGGGCATGCGCGTCACCGACGAAGAAACCATGGAGGTCGTCGAGTGGGTGCTGGCCGGCCAGGTGCAGCAGGACCTGGTGGGCCTGATCAACGTCGCTGGCGGCAAGGCGGTGGGCCTGACCGGGCGCGACGGCGGCCTGATCCGGGCGCGCAAGCTCAAGATGGTCGACAAGGACGATCCGTCCAAAGAGCATGACGTCGGCCAGGTGGGGCAGATCGAGTCCATCGATCCTTCGGTGGTCAAGGCGCTGCAGGACGACCAGTTCATTCCCGTGATCTCGCCGCTGGGCTTTGGCGAGCACAACGAGAACTACAACATCAATGCCGACGTCGTCGCGGGCAAGCTGGCCGAGGTGTTGAAAGCCGAGAAACTGGTGCTGCTGACCAACACCCCTGGCGTGCTCGACAAGACCGGCAAGCTGCTGACCGACCTCTCAGCCCGCGAGATCGACGAGCTGTTCGCCGACGGCACCATCTCGGGCGGCATGCTGCCCAAGATCGCCTCGGCGCTGGACGCGGCCAAGAGCGGTGTGAACTCGGTGCACATCATCGACGGCCGGGTGCCGCATTCGATGCTGCTGGAGATCCTCACCGAGCAGGCCTACGGCACCATGATCCGTTCCCATTGA
- a CDS encoding DUF411 domain-containing protein has translation MTLIARRGLLAAFAACAALPVLAATPSRPHIEVWKSESCGCCQGWVEHLQRQGFDVTVRHVEGPADQRRQLGMPDRYGSCHTARVQGYLLEGHVPAREIHRLLKERPDALGLAVPAMPVGSPGMEVGTRKDPYDVLLVTRSGQSSVYQSYR, from the coding sequence ATGACCCTGATCGCCCGACGCGGCCTGCTGGCCGCCTTCGCTGCCTGTGCGGCCCTGCCCGTCCTTGCCGCCACACCGTCCCGCCCCCATATCGAGGTCTGGAAGTCCGAGAGCTGCGGCTGCTGCCAGGGCTGGGTGGAGCACCTGCAGCGGCAGGGCTTCGACGTCACCGTGCGCCATGTCGAGGGCCCCGCGGACCAGCGGCGCCAGCTCGGCATGCCGGATCGCTATGGCTCCTGCCACACCGCACGGGTGCAGGGCTACCTGCTCGAAGGCCATGTGCCGGCGCGCGAGATCCACCGGCTCCTGAAGGAGCGGCCCGATGCGCTGGGGCTGGCGGTGCCGGCCATGCCGGTCGGCTCGCCCGGCATGGAAGTGGGCACCCGCAAAGACCCCTACGATGTGCTTCTCGTCACACGCAGCGGCCAGTCCTCGGTCTACCAAAGCTACCGCTGA
- a CDS encoding copper-binding protein: protein MNKLFAALLALLASGAALAQMTEGEVRKIDKDNGKITIKHGEIKNLDMPPMSMVFKAEPAGLLDKVQVGDKVRFRAEKVGGTYTVTAIEK, encoded by the coding sequence ATGAACAAGCTTTTCGCCGCCCTGCTGGCCCTGCTCGCCTCCGGCGCTGCACTGGCCCAGATGACCGAGGGCGAGGTCCGCAAGATCGACAAGGACAACGGCAAGATCACCATCAAGCATGGCGAGATCAAGAACCTCGACATGCCGCCGATGTCCATGGTGTTCAAGGCAGAGCCGGCCGGCCTGCTCGACAAGGTGCAGGTGGGCGACAAGGTGCGCTTCCGCGCCGAGAAGGTGGGCGGCACCTACACCGTCACCGCCATCGAGAAGTAA
- a CDS encoding LysR family transcriptional regulator, whose protein sequence is MKIENTQELRLIVACVGGGNLSSAARLLQVTPAAASAMLQRLEARIGARLFERSTRAMRPTPAGEVLGDYARRALELLEEGTAQVGEDGRRLSGTIRLTGASDLTRHVLLPWLDTFLERHPGVELNLSVSDMLQDVVKDQVDLALRYGELDDSRLVARKLLDCRRLACASPAYVARRGMPMEPAALVGHDCITFRMRNRRNTLWRFEHASSGTACEVRVEGRRQCDDGEIARRWAVEGHGIAYKSELDLRADLLSGALVRLLPDWQGEAIPLHAVLPSNRFIPARVRALVDHLAACCEALGPLP, encoded by the coding sequence ATGAAGATTGAAAATACCCAGGAGCTTCGCCTCATCGTTGCCTGCGTCGGCGGCGGCAACCTGTCCAGCGCGGCGCGGCTGCTGCAGGTGACGCCGGCTGCCGCCAGCGCCATGCTGCAGCGACTGGAGGCCCGCATCGGCGCCCGCCTCTTCGAGCGCAGCACCCGCGCGATGCGGCCGACGCCGGCCGGCGAGGTGCTGGGTGACTACGCCCGGCGTGCCCTGGAACTGCTGGAGGAGGGCACCGCCCAGGTCGGTGAGGACGGCCGGCGGCTGAGCGGCACCATCCGCCTCACCGGCGCGAGCGACCTGACTCGCCATGTGCTGCTGCCCTGGCTGGACACCTTCCTCGAACGCCATCCCGGCGTGGAGCTGAACCTCAGCGTCAGCGACATGCTGCAGGATGTGGTGAAGGACCAGGTCGACCTGGCGCTGCGCTACGGCGAACTGGACGATTCCCGATTGGTGGCGCGCAAGCTGCTGGACTGCCGTCGCCTGGCCTGCGCGTCGCCCGCCTATGTCGCGAGGCGCGGCATGCCGATGGAGCCGGCGGCACTGGTCGGGCACGACTGCATCACCTTCCGCATGCGCAACCGCCGCAACACCCTGTGGCGCTTCGAGCACGCGTCGAGCGGCACGGCGTGTGAGGTGAGGGTGGAGGGGCGCCGGCAGTGCGACGACGGCGAAATCGCCCGTCGCTGGGCGGTCGAGGGCCACGGCATCGCCTACAAGAGCGAGCTCGACCTGCGGGCCGACCTGCTCAGTGGCGCCCTGGTGCGGCTGCTGCCCGACTGGCAGGGCGAGGCCATACCGCTGCACGCGGTGCTGCCGAGCAACCGCTTCATTCCTGCTCGGGTGAGAGCGCTGGTGGACCACCTGGCCGCCTGCTGCGAGGCGCTGGGGCCGCTGCCCTGA
- a CDS encoding zinc-binding alcohol dehydrogenase family protein, translating into MKAVAYTRCLPADHAEALLDLELPAPAPGPRDLLVRVQAVSVNPVDTKVRRNRIPAEGQPQVLGWDAVGTVEAVGAAVSGFRPGDRVWYAGAIDRPGSNAELQLVDERIAARAPATLSDAEAAALPLTAITAWELLFDRLQVPRTGSGAAATPATLLITGGAGGVGSILIQLARQLTGLTVVATASRPQTRDWCLQLGAHQVVDHSQPLGPQLKALALPPVTYVASLTHTPQHYPQLVEALAPQGRLAVIDDFAPGDIDVMALKGKSLSLHWEMMFTRSLHQTPDMAAQGELLAEVAALADAGRIRSTLTETLGRIDATHLRRAHALLESGRVHGKVVLSGFGE; encoded by the coding sequence ATGAAAGCCGTTGCCTATACCCGCTGCCTGCCCGCCGACCATGCGGAAGCCCTGCTCGACCTGGAGCTGCCTGCTCCCGCACCCGGTCCGCGCGACCTGCTGGTGCGCGTGCAGGCCGTGTCCGTCAACCCGGTCGACACCAAGGTGCGCCGCAACCGCATCCCGGCCGAGGGCCAGCCCCAGGTGCTGGGCTGGGATGCGGTCGGCACGGTCGAAGCCGTGGGTGCCGCAGTGAGCGGCTTCCGCCCGGGGGACCGTGTGTGGTATGCCGGTGCCATCGACCGCCCCGGCAGCAATGCCGAACTGCAGTTGGTGGACGAGCGGATCGCTGCCCGGGCGCCTGCGACGCTGAGCGACGCAGAAGCCGCCGCCTTGCCCCTGACTGCGATCACGGCCTGGGAACTGCTGTTCGACCGCCTGCAGGTGCCGCGCACCGGCAGCGGCGCAGCCGCAACACCGGCCACCTTGCTCATCACCGGCGGGGCGGGCGGTGTGGGTTCCATCCTGATCCAGCTGGCGCGCCAGCTGACCGGCCTTACCGTGGTGGCCACCGCGTCACGGCCGCAGACCCGCGACTGGTGCCTGCAGCTCGGAGCCCACCAGGTGGTGGACCACAGCCAGCCGCTCGGGCCGCAATTGAAGGCGCTGGCCCTGCCGCCGGTGACCTATGTGGCCAGCCTCACGCACACGCCGCAGCACTACCCCCAGCTGGTGGAAGCCCTCGCGCCGCAGGGACGACTGGCCGTCATCGACGACTTCGCCCCGGGCGACATCGACGTGATGGCGCTCAAGGGCAAGAGCCTGTCGCTGCACTGGGAAATGATGTTCACCCGCTCGCTGCACCAGACGCCCGACATGGCCGCACAAGGCGAGCTGCTGGCTGAGGTAGCGGCCTTGGCCGATGCCGGACGCATCCGCAGCACGCTGACCGAGACCCTGGGCCGCATCGATGCCACCCACCTGCGCCGTGCACACGCCCTGCTGGAAAGCGGCCGCGTGCACGGCAAGGTGGTGCTCAGCGGTTTCGGCGAATGA
- a CDS encoding MarR family winged helix-turn-helix transcriptional regulator yields the protein MPSPSPAPTASSQRFDEISRPVSEQLAHALRHLAQAAKSAAWRAWGPHNEQPVSATQGAILSALLQREHDAAVTPGMAAGMKLSELARLLNVTAATASQSVTSLQARSLLSKQPASGTARALAIGLTDGGRRLATQLAEAGDPLQTAMAVLSPAELETLYLSALKMIRALQLSGELPDSGLCPTCRHFEPNRTPDSDTPHFCHLVQAPFGHRHLRLACPEHAPAVPEVQRVVWMKFAGSSLPASRERKTS from the coding sequence ATGCCGTCGCCTTCACCCGCCCCCACCGCTTCTTCACAGCGCTTTGACGAGATCTCGCGCCCCGTGTCGGAGCAGCTCGCCCACGCGCTCCGTCACCTCGCGCAAGCGGCCAAGTCGGCAGCCTGGCGTGCGTGGGGCCCCCACAATGAACAACCGGTCAGCGCGACCCAGGGGGCGATCCTGTCCGCCCTGCTTCAGCGCGAGCATGACGCGGCGGTGACGCCCGGCATGGCGGCCGGCATGAAGCTGTCGGAGCTGGCGCGCCTGCTCAACGTCACCGCCGCCACCGCCTCGCAAAGCGTCACCTCGCTGCAAGCGCGCTCGCTGCTCAGCAAGCAGCCGGCCTCCGGCACGGCGCGGGCACTGGCGATCGGCCTCACCGACGGCGGCCGCCGCTTGGCCACGCAGCTGGCCGAGGCGGGCGACCCCTTGCAGACCGCCATGGCGGTCCTCTCGCCAGCGGAGCTGGAAACGCTCTACCTCTCGGCCCTGAAGATGATCCGCGCCCTGCAGCTCAGCGGCGAGTTGCCCGATTCCGGGCTGTGCCCCACCTGCCGGCACTTCGAGCCCAACCGCACACCGGATTCCGACACGCCTCATTTCTGCCATCTGGTGCAAGCACCGTTTGGCCATCGCCATCTGCGGCTCGCCTGCCCTGAGCATGCGCCCGCCGTTCCCGAAGTCCAGCGGGTCGTCTGGATGAAGTTCGCGGGAAGTTCGCTTCCCGCCTCCCGAGAAAGGAAGACGTCATGA
- a CDS encoding MOSC domain-containing protein, translated as MHPSLPTSMTITSCIQQLRIGSLAPLPGHAGVPSGIGKQPVAGPCWISADGLRGDHQGDRQHHGGTEKAVHHYPLEHYPAWQAAYPEAACHFQPGAFGENLVAAGWTEASVCIGDVFEMGEALLQVSQARQPCWRLNARFGLPGLAAEVQASGRTGWYYRVLRVGWAEAGTALRLLERPHTAWPLARLHRLLYVDRKDRDGLAAMAALPALSARWRQLAQRRLDSGQVEDMSRRLQPPPA; from the coding sequence TTGCATCCTTCCTTGCCTACGTCCATGACCATCACCTCCTGCATACAGCAACTGCGCATCGGCAGCCTGGCGCCCCTGCCCGGCCATGCCGGGGTGCCGAGTGGCATCGGCAAGCAGCCGGTGGCCGGCCCTTGCTGGATCTCGGCCGACGGCCTGCGGGGCGACCACCAGGGCGACCGCCAGCACCACGGTGGCACTGAAAAGGCGGTGCACCACTACCCGCTGGAGCACTACCCGGCGTGGCAAGCGGCCTATCCGGAGGCCGCCTGCCACTTCCAGCCGGGCGCCTTCGGCGAGAACCTGGTTGCCGCAGGCTGGACCGAGGCCAGCGTGTGCATTGGAGATGTGTTCGAGATGGGTGAGGCCCTGCTGCAGGTCTCGCAAGCCCGCCAGCCCTGCTGGCGTCTCAATGCCCGCTTCGGGCTGCCGGGCCTGGCGGCCGAGGTGCAGGCCAGTGGCCGCACCGGCTGGTACTACCGGGTGCTGCGGGTGGGCTGGGCCGAGGCCGGCACGGCCTTGCGCCTGCTGGAGCGGCCACACACTGCCTGGCCACTGGCGCGGCTGCACCGGCTGCTGTACGTTGACCGCAAGGACCGCGACGGCCTGGCCGCCATGGCTGCCTTGCCGGCCCTGAGCGCCCGCTGGCGACAACTGGCGCAGCGCCGACTGGACAGCGGGCAGGTGGAGGACATGAGCCGCCGCCTGCAGCCGCCACCCGCCTGA
- the bioD gene encoding dethiobiotin synthase, whose protein sequence is MRPVPRGLFVTGTDTEVGKTLVSCGLLQALADQGLSTAGYKPVAAGTEARGGVEVNEDVAALCAASRPPLPSEAVCACLLKAACAPHIAARLEGRAISPSALIDGARRLAGQADVVVVEGVGGFCVPLAGDWGTDDLAAELALPVVLVVGLRLGCLNHALLTAQAVRARGLTLAGWVANRIDPRMPWTEENLATLQARLARHFDAPHLGTVPWLEAPSARAAADCLDVAPLLSRLAAA, encoded by the coding sequence ATGAGGCCGGTGCCACGCGGGCTGTTCGTCACCGGCACCGACACCGAGGTGGGCAAGACCCTGGTCAGCTGCGGCCTGTTGCAGGCGCTGGCCGACCAGGGGCTGAGCACGGCCGGCTACAAGCCGGTGGCGGCTGGCACCGAAGCGCGCGGTGGGGTGGAGGTGAATGAAGACGTCGCTGCCCTGTGCGCCGCGAGCCGGCCGCCCCTGCCGAGCGAGGCCGTCTGCGCCTGCCTGCTGAAGGCAGCGTGTGCGCCGCACATCGCGGCGCGCCTGGAAGGGCGGGCGATCTCGCCGTCCGCCCTGATCGACGGTGCCCGCCGCCTGGCCGGGCAGGCCGACGTGGTGGTGGTGGAGGGGGTCGGCGGGTTCTGCGTGCCGCTGGCGGGCGACTGGGGCACCGATGACCTGGCGGCCGAACTGGCGCTGCCGGTGGTGCTGGTGGTGGGCCTGCGACTGGGCTGCCTCAACCATGCGCTGCTCACCGCGCAGGCGGTACGGGCCCGCGGCCTGACGCTGGCGGGCTGGGTGGCGAACCGCATCGATCCGCGGATGCCGTGGACCGAAGAGAACCTGGCCACGCTGCAGGCCCGGCTGGCGCGGCACTTCGACGCACCCCACCTCGGCACGGTGCCGTGGCTAGAGGCGCCGAGCGCACGGGCCGCGGCGGACTGCCTCGACGTGGCGCCCCTGTTGTCGAGGCTGGCGGCGGCCTAG